A section of the Anabaena cylindrica PCC 7122 genome encodes:
- a CDS encoding 2Fe-2S iron-sulfur cluster-binding protein: MSISIHFLPDDVTVNAEVGESLLDVADRAGVSIPTGCLMGTCHACTVELDDGEVIRACITPVPPEKEKLTINLFSDPTW; encoded by the coding sequence ATGAGTATTAGCATCCACTTCTTACCAGATGATGTCACCGTTAATGCTGAAGTAGGAGAATCCCTGTTAGATGTAGCAGATCGGGCAGGAGTCTCCATTCCCACTGGTTGTCTAATGGGGACTTGTCATGCTTGCACAGTCGAACTAGATGATGGGGAAGTCATTCGTGCTTGCATTACTCCAGTTCCACCAGAAAAGGAGAAATTGACCATTAATTTGTTTAGCGATCCAACTTGGTAA
- a CDS encoding SRPBCC family protein produces the protein MAEWLEHSVQVEVEVPIELVWSLWSDLEQMPRWMKWIDSVKILPDDPEISLWKLSTGGWDFTWKSRMLKIIPNQIIQWESVDGLPNQGAIRFYDRHTSSVVKMTVSYAIPGFLGKLMDNLFLGKVVESTIQADLERFKEYALNKV, from the coding sequence ATGGCTGAATGGTTAGAGCATAGTGTGCAGGTAGAAGTTGAGGTTCCTATAGAATTAGTATGGAGCCTCTGGTCTGATTTAGAGCAAATGCCTCGTTGGATGAAGTGGATTGATTCGGTGAAAATTTTACCAGATGATCCAGAGATATCCCTGTGGAAATTGAGTACTGGTGGTTGGGATTTTACCTGGAAATCTCGCATGCTCAAAATTATTCCTAATCAAATTATCCAATGGGAATCAGTTGATGGTTTACCAAATCAGGGTGCAATTCGCTTTTATGATCGCCATACTAGCAGCGTTGTCAAAATGACTGTTTCCTACGCTATTCCTGGATTTTTGGGCAAACTCATGGATAATTTGTTTTTGGGAAAGGTGGTAGAGTCCACTATTCAAGCAGATTTGGAGCGGTTTAAGGAATACGCTTTGAATAAAGTCTGA
- a CDS encoding ribbon-helix-helix protein, CopG family yields MIMTNKKWAVKRITVNLATQEAEKLEKYCQQTGRPATDIIRELIRSLPLSEDSKEKS; encoded by the coding sequence ATGATAATGACAAATAAAAAATGGGCCGTTAAACGTATAACTGTTAACCTAGCAACACAGGAAGCAGAAAAGCTAGAAAAATATTGTCAACAAACAGGTAGACCAGCTACTGATATCATTCGAGAACTGATTAGAAGTTTACCTCTTTCTGAAGACTCTAAGGAGAAAAGCTGA
- a CDS encoding lipoxygenase family protein, whose translation MFTFKNTLVFLYKILNRFIPTQCNRYQYNYNYLEPLAMTDIPELPIINFPLLPKDELPSAQWLGLLLTVITILNLNNTSKSTHGNAKNIPNSDSQTDQSFLDNKLSSLKNINNNISTIRDQEDSDDYLNSYISDLLLTLKQIDDNLNLDEQIHPYLQQRLFEQANKDIKVVKVEKQFTDLLNKNPQPVVAKSNKESTKAFFKEIIKYNAKLLELAEHQTPIAETSVEISKNSENGLEDFDKQFRVISKPEIANKFQEDLVFAYMQVAGPNPVMLKQIKQIDPRLPITDEKYQEIITQIAGIADSLEAAIQEGRLYLADYDLLNNLVDGSFPQAQKYVAAPIALFAVPPLSSSSRYLLPIAISCQQSIFTPLETGTWMTAKNIVQMADSNYHELVSHLGRTHLVIEPFIVATNHLPNNHLIKQLLKPHLQGTVLINYGAHKSLIAPKGIIDSLLVGTIESEQKLAIKAAQSYLFNFHEVAFPDTLNSRGVNNADQLPIYPYRDDGTLIWNAIYKWVYAYLSYFYTNDGLIFADKNLQRWSGKLASPKGGRLKNFGEDAEGKIKTLDYLVKTISTIIFTASAQHAAVNFPQRGMMIYTPAFPFARYTPAPTNSQESEDFINGLPSLEKAQEQINILYLLGSLYYTKLGEYPTSISQGNQKLKVALQDFHQDLQEIEQRINQRNSERMIAYKYLLPSRIPQSINI comes from the coding sequence ATGTTTACTTTTAAGAATACACTTGTATTTCTCTATAAAATCTTAAATCGTTTTATCCCTACACAATGTAACAGATATCAATATAACTACAATTATCTAGAGCCTTTGGCTATGACGGATATTCCTGAATTACCAATAATCAATTTTCCTTTATTACCTAAAGATGAACTTCCCAGCGCTCAATGGCTGGGTTTATTATTAACTGTCATCACCATTCTTAATCTCAACAATACCTCTAAATCTACTCATGGCAATGCAAAAAATATTCCTAATAGTGACAGCCAAACTGATCAATCATTTTTAGATAACAAGCTTAGTTCTTTAAAAAACATCAACAACAACATCAGTACGATTAGAGATCAAGAAGATTCTGATGATTATTTAAACAGCTATATTTCAGATTTATTATTAACATTAAAACAAATTGATGATAATTTAAACCTTGATGAGCAAATTCATCCGTATCTCCAGCAAAGACTTTTTGAACAAGCCAATAAAGATATAAAAGTAGTAAAAGTAGAAAAACAATTTACAGATTTATTAAATAAAAATCCTCAACCAGTAGTAGCCAAATCGAATAAAGAATCTACCAAAGCATTTTTTAAAGAAATTATCAAATACAATGCCAAATTATTAGAATTAGCTGAACATCAAACTCCAATTGCAGAAACTTCTGTAGAAATATCTAAAAACTCTGAAAATGGTCTTGAGGATTTCGACAAACAATTTAGAGTGATATCTAAACCAGAAATTGCTAATAAATTCCAAGAAGATTTAGTTTTTGCTTATATGCAGGTAGCTGGACCTAACCCAGTCATGCTCAAGCAAATCAAACAAATAGATCCGCGCTTACCAATTACTGACGAAAAATACCAAGAAATTATTACCCAAATCGCAGGTATTGCCGATTCTCTGGAAGCAGCAATACAAGAAGGTCGGCTTTATTTAGCAGACTATGATTTATTAAATAACTTAGTAGATGGTAGTTTTCCTCAAGCACAAAAATATGTTGCTGCTCCCATTGCGCTATTTGCTGTACCGCCGCTGAGTAGTTCATCTCGTTATCTATTACCTATAGCAATTAGTTGTCAGCAGTCTATATTTACACCCCTGGAAACAGGAACTTGGATGACTGCTAAGAACATTGTGCAGATGGCTGATAGCAACTATCACGAGTTGGTAAGTCATCTAGGCCGGACACATTTAGTTATTGAGCCTTTTATTGTTGCAACTAATCATTTACCCAATAATCACTTAATCAAACAACTCCTGAAACCTCATCTTCAGGGTACTGTCCTCATAAATTATGGCGCTCATAAATCTTTAATAGCACCAAAAGGGATTATAGATTCACTCTTAGTTGGTACTATTGAATCTGAACAAAAATTAGCAATTAAAGCAGCACAAAGTTATTTGTTTAATTTTCATGAGGTAGCATTTCCTGATACTTTAAATAGTCGGGGCGTTAATAATGCTGACCAGCTACCAATTTATCCTTACCGAGATGACGGAACATTAATTTGGAATGCTATTTATAAATGGGTTTATGCCTATTTAAGTTATTTTTATACGAATGATGGGTTAATTTTTGCTGATAAAAATTTACAGCGTTGGTCTGGTAAATTAGCTAGTCCCAAAGGGGGACGGTTGAAAAATTTTGGTGAGGATGCAGAAGGAAAAATTAAAACACTAGATTATTTAGTTAAAACAATCTCGACGATTATTTTTACAGCCAGCGCTCAACACGCTGCTGTGAATTTTCCGCAACGTGGAATGATGATATATACGCCAGCATTTCCTTTCGCTCGCTATACTCCAGCACCAACAAATTCCCAAGAATCGGAAGATTTTATCAATGGTCTACCATCGCTAGAAAAAGCACAAGAACAGATAAATATCCTCTATTTGCTCGGTTCTTTATACTACACTAAGCTGGGTGAGTATCCCACATCAATTTCTCAAGGCAACCAAAAATTGAAAGTTGCTTTGCAGGATTTTCATCAAGATTTACAAGAAATTGAGCAGAGAATTAATCAACGAAATAGTGAAAGGATGATAGCTTACAAGTATTTATTGCCTTCCAGAATTCCGCAAAGTATCAACATTTAG
- the zds gene encoding 9,9'-di-cis-zeta-carotene desaturase, which produces MRVAIVGAGLAGLAAAVDLADAGCEVQIFESRPFIGGKVGSWVDGDGNHVEMGLHVFFGCYYNLFRLMEKVGSGDNLRLKEHSHTFINKGGRTGALDFRFITGAPFNGLKAFFTTSQLSLQDKFQNAIALGTSPIVQGLIDFDGAMKTIRKLDKISFSDWFYSHGGSKGSIKRLWNPIAYALGFIDCDNISARCMLTIFQFFAVRTEASILRMLEGSPQEYLHKPIVEYLEARGTKIYTRRQVREIQFAESNVLGGEETHVTGILVAQGDTEEVITADAYLCACDVPGIQRVLPQAWRKWSEFDNIYKLDAVPVATVQLRFDGWVTELEDDQKRKQLNHAAGIDNLLYTADADFSCFADLALTSPADYYRPGEGSLLQLVLTPGDPFIKQSNDAIAQHVLKQVHELFPSSRDLNMTWYSVVKLAQSLYREAPGMDAYRPDQKTPIPNFFLAGSYTQQDYIDSMEGATISGGRAAKVILENVKK; this is translated from the coding sequence ATGCGTGTTGCAATTGTAGGTGCAGGACTAGCTGGACTGGCAGCTGCGGTAGATTTAGCTGATGCGGGTTGTGAGGTGCAAATTTTTGAATCTCGCCCGTTTATAGGTGGAAAAGTTGGCAGTTGGGTAGATGGTGATGGCAACCATGTTGAAATGGGGTTACACGTATTTTTTGGCTGCTACTACAATCTATTTAGGTTAATGGAGAAGGTGGGATCTGGTGATAATTTACGCCTAAAAGAACATAGTCATACTTTTATCAATAAAGGTGGGCGCACAGGGGCTTTAGATTTCCGTTTTATCACAGGTGCGCCCTTTAATGGGTTAAAGGCGTTTTTTACAACTTCCCAACTTTCACTCCAGGATAAATTCCAAAATGCGATCGCACTCGGAACTAGCCCCATCGTCCAAGGTTTAATAGACTTTGATGGGGCAATGAAAACTATCCGCAAATTAGATAAAATCAGCTTTTCAGACTGGTTTTATAGTCATGGGGGTAGTAAAGGCAGCATCAAACGTCTATGGAACCCCATCGCTTACGCCCTTGGTTTTATAGATTGTGATAATATTTCTGCCCGTTGTATGTTGACAATTTTCCAGTTTTTCGCAGTCAGAACTGAGGCTTCAATTCTGCGGATGCTGGAAGGTTCACCACAGGAATATTTACATAAACCGATTGTTGAATACTTAGAAGCTAGAGGCACTAAAATATATACCCGTCGTCAAGTGCGGGAAATTCAGTTTGCCGAATCTAATGTTCTTGGGGGAGAAGAAACCCACGTTACAGGTATATTAGTTGCCCAAGGTGATACAGAAGAAGTTATCACCGCTGATGCTTATCTCTGTGCTTGCGATGTACCGGGAATTCAGCGCGTTTTACCCCAAGCATGGCGCAAATGGTCAGAATTTGATAATATTTATAAACTTGATGCTGTCCCAGTCGCTACAGTACAGCTACGCTTTGATGGTTGGGTGACGGAACTAGAAGATGACCAAAAGCGGAAACAATTAAATCATGCGGCTGGTATAGATAATTTGTTATATACCGCAGATGCAGATTTTTCCTGTTTTGCTGATTTAGCTTTGACTAGCCCCGCAGATTATTATCGTCCTGGAGAAGGTTCGTTGTTGCAACTGGTATTGACACCGGGAGATCCCTTTATTAAACAAAGTAATGATGCGATCGCACAACACGTCCTTAAACAAGTCCATGAACTGTTCCCTTCATCCAGAGATTTAAACATGACTTGGTACAGTGTAGTAAAACTGGCTCAGTCTCTCTATCGGGAAGCACCAGGAATGGACGCTTACCGTCCAGACCAAAAAACACCTATACCTAATTTTTTTCTAGCAGGTAGTTATACTCAGCAAGATTATATTGACAGCATGGAAGGCGCAACTATTTCTGGAGGACGTGCAGCTAAGGTGATTCTGGAAAATGTGAAGAAATAG